Proteins encoded by one window of bacterium:
- a CDS encoding HDOD domain-containing protein, translating into MTQKLEPIKIDQDEFLKKYNALPALPEAITEIRKIVFSENVSIRKIVEIIEKDPGLVAQILKIVNSAYYSVPREVKDINLAVAYLGINEVYRIVISVYVLDALSTADKHAFHKIWYHSNYTALTAKFLGKEYEPLLNSNDLWVHSILHDIGKLIYLKFFPEHFKAVEIYCNKQGSLCREAEDFYNIPHSSYFGELLCTHWQLPEDIRETCSAHDLSDLPKIDISSETGRIRRIVTIGNLMSILATEKLRKNIKEDISKTIQKSLGCSESEFLLMMGKVYEIKIDLDKYL; encoded by the coding sequence ATGACACAAAAATTAGAGCCAATAAAAATTGATCAGGATGAGTTTTTAAAAAAATACAATGCTTTGCCTGCATTGCCGGAAGCCATTACCGAAATACGCAAAATAGTTTTTTCGGAAAATGTGAGCATTCGTAAAATTGTAGAGATAATTGAAAAAGACCCCGGCCTCGTTGCACAGATACTAAAAATCGTTAATTCTGCATATTACAGCGTTCCAAGAGAAGTTAAGGATATAAACCTTGCAGTAGCATATCTCGGAATTAATGAAGTGTATCGTATTGTAATATCCGTATATGTCCTTGATGCCTTATCAACTGCTGACAAACACGCATTTCACAAAATATGGTATCATTCAAACTATACTGCACTTACTGCAAAATTTCTTGGTAAAGAATATGAACCTTTGCTGAACAGCAATGATTTGTGGGTTCACTCAATTCTGCATGATATAGGAAAATTAATCTATTTAAAATTTTTTCCCGAGCACTTTAAGGCTGTTGAGATATACTGTAATAAACAGGGTTCTCTCTGCCGGGAAGCTGAAGATTTTTATAACATACCCCATAGTTCCTACTTCGGAGAGCTCCTGTGCACTCATTGGCAGCTTCCCGAAGATATAAGGGAGACTTGTTCGGCGCACGATTTAAGCGATCTCCCAAAAATTGACATCTCTTCTGAAACTGGAAGGATCAGGCGAATTGTAACAATTGGCAATCTCATGTCTATTCTTGCAACAGAGAAATTACGAAAGAATATAAAGGAAGATATTTCCAAAACAATTCAAAAATCTCTTGGCTGTTCAGAATCAGAATTTTTACTTATGATGGGCAAAGTCTACGAAATCAAAATTGACCTGGATAAGTACCTGTAA